The Modestobacter marinus genomic sequence CATGGCCGCGTTGTCGCCGGCCGCGCCGACTCTGCCCATCGAGCCGGACAGCTGATGCCGGTTGAGGGCGCGCACGAATTTCCGGCTGCGGAATTGGGATCCGCGGTCGGAATGCACGATGCAGCCGGCCACGTCAGCGCCGTCGGCATGGCGCCGGGCGACGGCGTTGTCCAGCGCGGTGACCGCGAGCCGGGACTTCATCCGGGAGTCGATGGAGTAGCCGACGATCCGGTTGGAGTGCACGTCCTTGATCGCGCACAGGTAGAGCTTGCCCTCGGCGGTGCGGTGTTCGGTGATGTCGGTCAACCACACGGCGTTGGGCGCCTCGGCGGTGAACACCCGGTTGACCCGGTCGTCGTGCACCGGCGGGCCGGGACGGCCGCCCTTGCCCCGGCGAGGCTTACCGAACGCGCTCCACCAGCCGTTGGTCGAGCAGATCGCCCAGGCGGTCCGGGCAGTCATCGGCTGACCGTTCGCGGCGGCCTCGTCGACGAGCAGGCGGTAGCCGAACTCCGGATCGTCCCGGTGGGCGTCGAACAGCGCATTGGCCCGGTGCGCCTGGGTGAGGTCGCTGGTGGTGACCGGGTCGGCCAGCCACCGGTAGTAGGGCTGGCGGGCGATCTTGAGAACCCGGCACGTCACCGTCACGGCGATCCCGTCGACGGCGAGCTCACGGACGAGCGGGTAGATCATTTTCCCGGCAGATTCGCCTGCGACAGGTAGGCCGCCGCGCGGCGCAGGACCTCGTTCTCCTGCTCGAGCAACCGGATCCGCTTGCGGGCCTCGCGCAGGTCCGCGTTCTCCGCCGCCGTGGTCCCGGGCTTGACGCCGTCTTCGACGTCAGCGGCCTTCATCCAGTTCGTCAGACAGGACTCGCTGATCCCGAAGTCGGCAGCGATCTGCTTCAGGTGCTGGCCCGGCTCACGGTTGCGGGCGACGTTCACGACGTCGTCGCGGAACTCCTTGGGGTAGGGCTTGGGCACGGTGAACATCCTTCCAGCGGCACCTCTCGGCACCACAGATCAGATGTCACCTACTCGTGCAGCAGTCCCCCAAGGCAGTCAGTGCGTTCTCTGGTGGACGAAGCCATCGCAGTCAAATACTTCCCTCGGCTTGGCTACTGCTCGCTTTCGGCTACGGCGGCTCATCGGAAGTGGTCTGAGATAGCACCCTTGGCCCGGCTCCAGCAGGACGGGCCGCCCCATGTACTCAGTCAGGTTGCCGTTCCGGTGCACCAGACACCACAGGTCACAGGGCCGGTCCGGTGCGGATGCTCAACGCGGCCTGCGCGCTGCCGGGATGAGCGCCCGCGCACCGCGGCGTTAGCGAGCCACGGGTGTGCTTGATGCAGTAGGCCGCCCGTCAATGCGGTGGACCACTGGCAGCGCCACCAGCCGGGGCGCTGACCATGCCGAACCTTCCTGCCCTGTCCGTCCGGATGAGGTCACGAGGAGGGCAGCTCACGTAGAAACGGTCGGCAACCTATGGCGGGGGCATGACCGGGACGCTCCCGTCCGCGCCACGCGGTACGTCGGTGCCTCCGGCTGCGGCCGACCGTACACGCCGGCAGCCGACGGTGAGCTGGGTCA encodes the following:
- a CDS encoding IS3 family transposase (programmed frameshift), whose translation is MPKPYPKEFRDDVVNVARNREPGQHLKQIAADFGISESCLTNWMKAADVEDGVKPGTTAAENADLREARKRIRLLEQENEVLRRAAAYLSQANLPKMIYPLVRELAVDGIAVTVTCRVLKIARQPYYRWLADPVTTSDLTQAHRANALFDAHRDDPEFGYRLLVDEAAANGQPMTARTAWAICSTNGWWSAFGKPRRGKGGRPGPPVHDDRVNRVFTAEAPNAVWLTDITEHRTAEGKLYLCAIKDVHSNRIVGYSIDSRMKSRLAVTALDNAVARRHADGADVAGCIVHSDRGSQFRSRKFVRALNRHQLSGSMGRVGAAGDNAAMESFFALLQKNVLDRRHWRTQQELRIAIVTWIERTYHRRRRQDALGRLTPIEYETIVPTLAAQAA